A single window of Qipengyuania sediminis DNA harbors:
- a CDS encoding cation diffusion facilitator family transporter, with translation MNVSPAQRAKLTRSAAYASIAMALLLLALKGWAVWRTESAAMLGSLADTALDLAASLATLIGVAIAAIPADEDHRFGHGKAEALAAMVQVILIAVSASAIAINAVGALIGGQRVTAAGEGIAVSLLAVLATLALLGWQRFVIARTGSVAIRADHVHYQSDLLLNLAVIAALALDQFGGLTKADPLFGLAIAIWLLWGAWRAGAEAVDQLLDREWPEERRQALIAAAAEHPDLANLHALRTRRSGTRDFVQFHADFPGSMTVEEAMAIVHRVERDLCRRFPGTELLIHIDPAGHVDEPDNPLVEEDEFAKLEDPRR, from the coding sequence ATGAACGTCTCGCCTGCCCAGCGCGCCAAGCTGACGCGCAGCGCCGCCTATGCCTCGATCGCGATGGCGCTGTTGCTGCTGGCGCTCAAGGGTTGGGCGGTCTGGCGCACGGAATCGGCTGCAATGCTCGGCAGCCTCGCCGATACCGCGCTGGATCTCGCGGCCAGTCTGGCAACGCTGATCGGGGTCGCCATCGCAGCGATCCCGGCGGACGAGGACCACCGGTTCGGTCACGGCAAGGCCGAAGCCCTGGCAGCGATGGTGCAGGTGATCCTGATTGCCGTTTCCGCCAGCGCGATCGCGATCAATGCGGTCGGCGCGCTTATTGGGGGCCAGCGGGTAACGGCAGCGGGCGAAGGGATCGCGGTCTCGCTGCTGGCGGTTCTCGCTACCCTCGCGCTGCTTGGATGGCAGCGGTTCGTCATCGCGCGGACCGGCTCAGTCGCGATCCGCGCCGATCACGTTCATTATCAATCGGACTTGCTGCTCAATCTCGCCGTCATCGCGGCGCTGGCGCTGGATCAGTTCGGCGGCTTGACGAAGGCCGACCCGCTGTTTGGCCTCGCGATCGCGATATGGTTGCTATGGGGCGCCTGGCGCGCCGGGGCGGAAGCGGTGGATCAGCTGCTCGACCGCGAATGGCCCGAAGAACGACGGCAGGCGCTGATCGCGGCGGCAGCCGAGCATCCGGACCTCGCCAATCTTCATGCCTTGCGCACTCGGCGCAGCGGAACCCGCGATTTCGTGCAGTTTCATGCCGATTTCCCCGGTTCGATGACGGTGGAGGAGGCGATGGCGATCGTTCACCGCGTCGAACGCGACCTGTGCCGCCGCTTCCCGGGGACCGAACTGCTGATCCACATCGATCCTGCGGGCCATGTCGACGAGCCGGACAATCCGCTGGTCGAAGAGGACGAGTTTGCTAAGCTGGAGGACCCGCGCCGATGA
- a CDS encoding PhzF family phenazine biosynthesis protein — translation MKLPYWHVDAFAARTFGGNQAAVMPLDAWLPDDVLLAIAAENMFAETAFVARDETGAADWELRWFTPAEEVRLCGHATLASGHVLLARDGGERVTFRTRRAGRLEVRRARAGYELALPAIPTEPGEWSEAVALLGAAPSEVRLSPDRYGLYLFDSEAAVRALDPDLRGLAKLGNDQFICSAPGTATDIVSRVFVPGGGVDEDSFTGSAHAVLTPYWAARLGRESFTAHQASKRGGDAVCRLDDDLVWLAGGCVTVVEGTFYLAG, via the coding sequence ATGAAACTGCCTTACTGGCATGTCGATGCCTTCGCGGCGCGCACTTTCGGCGGCAATCAGGCCGCCGTGATGCCGCTCGACGCTTGGCTGCCCGACGACGTTCTGCTGGCGATCGCAGCGGAGAACATGTTCGCCGAAACCGCTTTCGTGGCGCGGGATGAGACCGGGGCTGCCGATTGGGAGCTGCGCTGGTTCACTCCGGCCGAAGAGGTGCGACTGTGCGGCCATGCGACGCTCGCCAGCGGGCATGTGCTGCTTGCCCGTGACGGGGGTGAGCGGGTGACATTCCGCACCCGGCGGGCGGGCCGTCTAGAGGTGCGTCGCGCACGGGCGGGCTATGAGCTCGCGCTACCCGCCATCCCGACGGAGCCCGGCGAATGGTCCGAGGCGGTCGCCTTGCTGGGTGCCGCACCCAGCGAAGTCCGGCTCAGCCCCGATCGCTACGGCCTTTATCTCTTCGACAGCGAAGCGGCAGTGCGCGCGCTCGACCCGGATCTGCGGGGGCTGGCGAAGCTCGGGAACGACCAATTCATCTGCTCGGCGCCGGGCACTGCGACCGATATCGTCAGCCGCGTCTTCGTGCCCGGCGGCGGGGTGGACGAGGACAGCTTCACCGGTTCCGCCCATGCTGTGCTCACGCCGTATTGGGCGGCGCGGCTCGGACGGGAGAGTTTCACCGCCCACCAGGCATCCAAGCGCGGCGGCGACGCCGTCTGCCGCCTCGACGACGACCTAGTGTGGCTTGCGGGCGGCTGTGTGACCGTGGTTGAAGGAACGTTCTACCTCGCGGGATAG
- a CDS encoding serine hydrolase domain-containing protein — MASKYRPLTAALALASSLAACGPREPAGRPPLSQAALGAVTATPGAPRAELARALDDLFTDPTLGETRAVVVLANGAVAAERYGAGYGPDTRFVSWSMAKTITALLIGMLVADGRLALDDPAPIPNWRRPGDPRAAITLRHLLQMRAGLDHTESGPVPTESSEVRMLFLDGRDNMAKWAAEQPLEAEPGTKFEYSSNTTVILADIAARVLTENSHDPETRRRAVADYLQARLFEPLGMASIVPEFDGAGTLIGGSLMHATARDYAKLGELLRTKGSHRGAQLVPRQWIEAMVTPSPRSPHYGFQTWLNRPVEDSPLFPDAAPHSLFAMIGHMGQYVLVSPQQRLTVVRLGHSDEAQREALMPRLAALTAIYPAR; from the coding sequence ATGGCGTCCAAGTACCGCCCCCTTACCGCCGCCCTGGCCCTCGCCTCAAGCCTCGCAGCCTGCGGCCCGCGCGAGCCTGCCGGCAGGCCGCCGCTCAGCCAGGCAGCACTCGGCGCGGTTACCGCGACGCCCGGCGCGCCCCGCGCGGAGCTGGCGCGCGCCCTCGACGACCTCTTCACCGATCCTACACTCGGCGAGACGCGGGCCGTCGTGGTGCTGGCGAACGGCGCGGTGGCGGCCGAACGCTACGGCGCGGGCTACGGACCAGATACGCGCTTTGTCAGCTGGTCGATGGCAAAAACGATCACCGCGCTTCTGATCGGCATGCTGGTCGCAGACGGGCGGCTGGCGCTCGACGATCCGGCGCCAATCCCGAACTGGCGCCGGCCCGGCGACCCGCGCGCCGCGATTACGCTGCGCCATCTCCTTCAGATGCGCGCCGGGCTGGACCATACCGAGTCCGGCCCTGTGCCGACCGAGAGCAGCGAAGTGCGCATGCTTTTCCTCGACGGGCGGGACAACATGGCAAAATGGGCGGCCGAGCAGCCGCTCGAAGCGGAGCCGGGGACGAAGTTCGAATATTCGAGCAATACCACCGTGATCCTCGCCGATATCGCGGCGCGGGTGCTGACCGAAAACAGCCACGATCCCGAAACGCGCCGCCGCGCGGTTGCCGACTACCTTCAGGCGCGTCTGTTCGAACCGCTCGGCATGGCGAGCATCGTGCCCGAGTTCGACGGCGCGGGCACACTCATCGGGGGCAGCCTGATGCACGCCACTGCCCGGGATTACGCCAAGCTGGGCGAGCTTTTGCGCACCAAAGGCTCGCACCGCGGTGCGCAGCTTGTCCCGAGGCAATGGATCGAAGCGATGGTGACTCCCAGTCCCAGAAGTCCGCATTACGGTTTCCAGACCTGGCTCAACCGGCCCGTCGAGGACAGCCCGCTGTTCCCGGACGCCGCGCCGCACTCGCTGTTCGCAATGATCGGGCACATGGGCCAGTATGTCCTCGTCTCGCCCCAGCAGCGTCTGACGGTCGTGCGCCTCGGCCATTCGGACGAGGCGCAGCGTGAGGCGCTGATGCCGCGGCTGGCGGCACTGACCGCGATCTATCCCGCGAGGTAG
- the mnmA gene encoding tRNA 2-thiouridine(34) synthase MnmA, protein MTAILSPSRRLHDAARAAQLFDLPRAAKDCRIVVAMSGGVDSSVVAALAAASGAEAIGITLQLYDYGAATGRKGACCAGDDIRDARSVADRLGMAHYVHDHESAFRGEVVEQFADDYAAGRTPVPCIRCNMGPKFTDLLAMAQELGADCLATGHYVRRVIGRAGPELHRAEDAARDQSYFLYGTTNAQLQFLRFPLGGLPKSEVRALAEAAGLRNAAKPDSQDICFVPDGDYARIVRALRPESDRPGVIVHAETGAQIGNHRGIIHFTVGQRRGLEIGGLAEPLYVIGVDAARAEVRVGPKRLLAVGAARIAQTNRIGPVPFEPLTAKVRSLAKPVPVTLAGTFGGGADALLRFAAPEYGVAPGQAAVLYADTRVVGGGWITETFPAAA, encoded by the coding sequence ATGACCGCTATCCTGTCCCCCTCCCGCCGCCTCCATGACGCGGCCCGTGCCGCACAGCTGTTCGACTTGCCGCGCGCGGCGAAAGATTGCCGCATCGTGGTGGCGATGTCCGGCGGCGTGGACAGTTCGGTGGTCGCCGCACTCGCCGCTGCGAGCGGAGCGGAAGCGATCGGGATCACGCTTCAGCTATACGATTATGGCGCCGCAACCGGGCGAAAGGGCGCGTGTTGCGCTGGCGATGACATTCGCGATGCGCGCAGCGTCGCCGACCGGCTGGGCATGGCGCATTACGTCCATGACCACGAGAGCGCGTTTCGCGGCGAGGTGGTCGAGCAGTTCGCCGACGACTACGCGGCGGGCCGCACGCCGGTGCCCTGCATCCGCTGCAATATGGGGCCCAAGTTCACCGATCTTCTGGCGATGGCGCAAGAGCTGGGGGCAGATTGCCTCGCGACCGGCCACTACGTCCGCCGCGTCATCGGACGCGCGGGGCCGGAACTGCACCGGGCCGAGGATGCCGCGCGGGACCAGTCCTACTTCCTCTATGGCACCACCAACGCACAGCTCCAGTTCCTGCGCTTTCCGCTCGGCGGCCTGCCAAAAAGCGAGGTGCGCGCCCTGGCGGAGGCGGCGGGGTTGCGCAATGCCGCCAAGCCCGACAGCCAGGATATCTGCTTCGTCCCCGATGGGGACTATGCGCGCATCGTGCGCGCACTGCGCCCCGAAAGTGACAGGCCCGGTGTGATCGTGCATGCCGAGACGGGGGCGCAGATCGGCAATCACCGCGGGATCATCCATTTTACCGTGGGCCAGCGGCGCGGGCTCGAGATCGGGGGACTGGCCGAGCCGCTCTACGTGATCGGCGTCGATGCTGCGCGTGCCGAAGTGCGCGTGGGGCCCAAGCGTCTCTTGGCCGTCGGCGCGGCGCGCATTGCGCAGACCAACCGCATCGGCCCAGTCCCTTTCGAGCCGCTGACGGCGAAGGTGCGCAGCCTCGCGAAGCCCGTACCCGTCACGCTGGCGGGCACGTTCGGCGGTGGGGCCGATGCGCTGCTGCGCTTCGCCGCGCCGGAATATGGCGTCGCCCCGGGGCAGGCGGCGGTGCTTTACGCCGATACGCGCGTGGTCGGCGGTGGCTGGATCACGGAGACCTTTCCCGCCGCCGCTTAG
- a CDS encoding DUF1153 domain-containing protein, which yields MIENQDIRPAQVIGPLGEPLTLADLPPPNTRRWVVRRKAEVVAAVNGGLLSIDDVLERYTLTLEEFASWQRAVDRSGMQGLRVTRIQHYRELYERQLKY from the coding sequence ATGATCGAGAACCAGGACATCCGGCCCGCGCAGGTCATCGGTCCGCTTGGCGAGCCGCTGACGCTGGCCGACCTGCCGCCGCCTAACACGCGGCGCTGGGTCGTGCGGCGCAAGGCTGAAGTAGTGGCCGCGGTCAACGGCGGACTTCTCAGCATCGACGATGTGCTCGAACGCTACACGCTGACGCTGGAAGAGTTCGCGTCCTGGCAGCGTGCAGTCGATCGGTCCGGCATGCAGGGCTTGCGGGTCACGCGTATCCAGCACTACCGCGAACTCTACGAACGCCAGCTCAAGTATTAA
- a CDS encoding GlsB/YeaQ/YmgE family stress response membrane protein translates to MDGVGILTMVIVGGIAGWLASMVMARDASMGILMNIVVGIVGGLLGGFLFGTVINTGTDWLNYLITAFVGAVVLLLILNLVQRRRVR, encoded by the coding sequence ATGGATGGCGTCGGAATTCTCACCATGGTTATTGTCGGCGGTATCGCCGGCTGGCTTGCGAGCATGGTCATGGCGCGCGATGCGTCGATGGGCATTCTCATGAACATCGTCGTCGGTATCGTGGGCGGCCTGCTTGGCGGCTTCCTGTTCGGCACGGTCATCAATACCGGGACCGACTGGCTGAACTATCTCATCACCGCCTTCGTCGGTGCGGTGGTTCTGCTGCTGATCCTCAATCTGGTCCAGCGCCGACGCGTGCGCTAA
- a CDS encoding efflux RND transporter periplasmic adaptor subunit, giving the protein MNYETSVVADRSADLDGEDGGRVATGRRRRNWIIFALIALALAIAAWFLFLRGGEPAPAADPDAQLPLVTVVAPGRTTIEGTISATGTIAARREIPVGVVGEGGRVVSVAADQGSWVRQGQVLVTVDRSVQTQQASGAQAQIGVARADANLAQANLDRALKLVARGFVSKADVDRLTATRDAAVARVRVAEAGLRELQARNARLNIYAPVSGLILTRNVEPGATIGAGSQPVFTMAQGGEMELLARLGEEDLAQITTGTSVTVTPVGLDRSYTGQVWQVEPTIDPQTRQGTARVALAYAPGLRPGGFASAVINSGTVVAPLLPESAVQSDAKGNYVYIVGSDNKVARRDVTTGIVTERGIAITGGLTGQERVVLRAGGFLNPGDKVRPRAGTTER; this is encoded by the coding sequence ATGAATTACGAAACCAGCGTCGTCGCCGACCGCAGCGCCGACCTCGATGGCGAGGATGGTGGCCGCGTCGCCACTGGGCGCAGGCGGCGCAACTGGATCATCTTCGCCCTCATCGCCCTCGCACTCGCCATCGCGGCATGGTTCCTGTTCCTGCGCGGCGGGGAGCCGGCACCCGCGGCCGACCCCGATGCGCAGCTCCCTCTCGTCACCGTGGTCGCGCCGGGCCGCACCACCATCGAAGGCACCATCTCGGCCACCGGCACCATCGCCGCGCGGCGCGAAATCCCCGTGGGCGTGGTGGGCGAGGGCGGGCGCGTGGTCAGCGTCGCGGCGGATCAGGGCAGCTGGGTGCGCCAGGGTCAGGTGCTCGTCACCGTGGACCGTTCCGTGCAGACCCAGCAGGCGAGCGGCGCGCAGGCGCAGATCGGCGTCGCCCGCGCCGACGCCAATCTGGCGCAGGCCAACCTCGATCGCGCGCTGAAGCTCGTCGCGCGCGGCTTTGTGTCCAAGGCCGATGTCGATCGTCTGACCGCGACCCGCGACGCCGCGGTCGCCCGCGTACGCGTCGCCGAAGCGGGCTTGCGTGAATTGCAGGCGCGCAATGCCCGGCTCAATATCTATGCCCCGGTCAGCGGGCTGATCCTGACTCGCAATGTCGAGCCCGGCGCCACCATCGGCGCAGGCTCGCAGCCGGTCTTCACCATGGCGCAGGGCGGCGAGATGGAGCTGCTGGCGCGGCTGGGTGAAGAGGATCTGGCGCAGATCACCACCGGCACTTCCGTGACCGTCACCCCGGTCGGCCTCGACCGCAGCTACACCGGCCAGGTGTGGCAGGTGGAGCCGACGATCGACCCGCAGACGCGGCAAGGCACCGCGCGCGTCGCGCTTGCCTATGCCCCGGGTCTGCGCCCCGGCGGCTTCGCGAGCGCGGTCATCAACTCGGGCACGGTGGTCGCGCCGCTTCTGCCTGAAAGCGCGGTACAGTCGGACGCCAAGGGCAATTACGTTTATATCGTGGGGTCGGACAACAAGGTCGCGCGGCGCGACGTCACCACCGGGATCGTCACCGAACGCGGTATCGCGATCACCGGAGGGCTGACCGGGCAGGAGCGGGTCGTTCTGCGCGCGGGGGGCTTCCTCAACCCGGGCGACAAGGTGCGCCCGCGCGCCGGCACGACCGAACGCTGA
- a CDS encoding efflux RND transporter permease subunit — translation MRNISAWSIRNPVIPLVLFAGLLFAGFLSFSRMSVQNNPDIEFGVVVVAITQPGAAPSEIYTQITEKVESAVTSVEGVDVISSEATEGSSVTQINMEIGEDVNVAVNEVKAAVDQIRGDLPDGILEPRVFKVATSSNDIVNFAVTADDMTMEQLSWFTDDVVTKRLQAVPGVAAASRRGGVDREIRVMLDPARMQALGVSAAQINAALRQSNVDAGGGEAEIAGSRQSVRVLGNAESAYNLSQQQISLGGGRSIKLSDVATVTDGASEIRSIAKVDGRPVVTFGIQRARGESDVSVYDASVKVLEEIKRENPGIEFTELFNSVTYTKDQYESSMAAMIEGAILAVVVVFFFLRDWRATIISAIAIPLSAIPTFWFMDMLGFTLNEMSLLALGLVAGVLVDDAIVEIENIVRHMRMGKTAYQASIDAADEIGIAVVATTFSIAAVFLPVGLMPGIAGQFFKNFGLTVVAAVLMSLAVARMITPLIAAYFLKEHGQAEHASGPWMQRYMRVLDWTIDHRQARRLAAAKPRVPGRRAYLIPAIAMAVIAFAVPFVGATRVPEGATEAPGIGGLTVLTALLGALAGFAIGWLVTVFLTALAGVITRQERSGLTGWGRSWLWRMRARFADHRVWIMGVGLISFILTIVMFATTPMQFFPNTNLDFSMVRIEMVPGTTLEQTEETSDKVVALLREEQEVENVLQNVSEGSGSLYVTLRDDRVRKSQQFEREVAIKFQDIPDARVNFQQMQNGPPGGSGRDISVMLSGSDPALLERTAQALVEEMKGLASIRAPRIEAALQRPELIITPRADLAASLGVNTASLSQAIRIATIGEIDQNAARFSLSDRQVPIRVMLPEQSRSALSTIQNLPVPTASGGSVPLSRVADIRFGAGPTAIESYDRLRRVYIGADLAPKVDKAVADEQIAKLPLMQNLPTGVANTKAGSDRFLQELLVDFAVALGTGILSVFAVLVLLYRRLMSPLVNMGSLLLAPLGGLIALKLLGQPISLPVFIGILMLFGIVAKNSILLVDFALEEMERGKSRFEAIVEAGRKRAQPIVMTTVAMTAGMIPTAMSLSGDGAWRAPMGTVVIGGLILATLLTLVIVPAGFSLASGIERRLGPKLRRTFLSYDPQRDGSRDPAPGMGGAALPAE, via the coding sequence ATGCGCAACATTTCCGCCTGGTCGATCCGCAACCCGGTCATTCCGCTTGTCCTGTTCGCCGGGCTGCTCTTTGCGGGCTTCCTCAGCTTCTCGCGCATGAGCGTGCAGAACAATCCGGACATCGAATTCGGCGTGGTGGTCGTGGCCATCACGCAGCCGGGCGCGGCGCCTAGCGAAATCTACACCCAGATCACCGAAAAGGTCGAAAGCGCGGTCACCTCGGTAGAAGGGGTCGACGTCATCTCCAGCGAAGCAACCGAGGGCTCTTCGGTAACGCAGATCAACATGGAGATCGGCGAGGACGTCAATGTCGCGGTGAATGAAGTGAAGGCGGCGGTCGATCAGATCCGGGGCGACCTGCCCGACGGTATCCTGGAACCGCGCGTCTTCAAGGTCGCCACGTCCAGCAACGACATCGTCAATTTCGCGGTCACCGCCGACGATATGACGATGGAGCAGCTCAGCTGGTTCACCGATGATGTGGTGACCAAGCGGCTGCAGGCGGTTCCGGGCGTCGCCGCCGCCTCGCGCCGGGGCGGGGTGGACCGCGAGATCCGCGTCATGCTGGACCCCGCGCGGATGCAAGCACTGGGCGTCAGCGCCGCGCAGATCAACGCGGCGCTCAGGCAGAGCAATGTCGATGCCGGCGGGGGCGAGGCCGAGATTGCCGGATCGCGCCAGTCGGTGCGCGTGCTCGGCAATGCGGAGAGTGCTTACAATCTCAGCCAGCAGCAGATTTCGCTCGGCGGCGGGCGTTCGATCAAGCTATCCGATGTTGCTACCGTCACCGACGGCGCAAGCGAGATCCGCTCCATCGCCAAGGTCGATGGCCGCCCGGTCGTCACCTTCGGCATCCAGCGCGCGCGGGGAGAATCCGATGTCTCGGTCTACGACGCATCGGTAAAAGTGCTGGAGGAGATCAAGCGCGAGAACCCCGGCATCGAGTTCACCGAGCTGTTCAACTCGGTGACCTACACCAAGGATCAGTACGAAAGCTCGATGGCGGCCATGATCGAAGGGGCGATCCTGGCGGTGGTCGTGGTCTTTTTCTTCCTGCGCGACTGGCGCGCGACGATCATCTCGGCGATCGCGATCCCGCTGTCGGCCATCCCGACTTTCTGGTTCATGGACATGCTGGGCTTCACGCTCAACGAGATGAGCCTGCTCGCGCTCGGCCTCGTCGCCGGTGTGCTGGTCGACGATGCGATTGTGGAGATCGAAAACATCGTGCGCCATATGCGGATGGGCAAGACCGCCTATCAGGCGAGCATCGATGCGGCCGACGAGATCGGCATTGCAGTCGTTGCCACCACCTTCTCGATCGCTGCGGTGTTCTTGCCGGTGGGCCTTATGCCCGGCATCGCAGGCCAGTTCTTCAAGAATTTCGGGCTGACCGTCGTCGCCGCCGTGCTGATGAGCCTTGCCGTCGCGCGCATGATCACGCCGCTCATCGCTGCCTATTTCCTCAAAGAGCACGGGCAGGCGGAGCATGCGAGCGGACCCTGGATGCAGCGCTATATGCGGGTGCTCGACTGGACGATCGATCATCGGCAAGCGCGCAGGCTTGCCGCGGCGAAGCCGCGCGTGCCGGGGCGGCGCGCCTATCTCATTCCCGCGATTGCCATGGCCGTGATTGCCTTTGCAGTGCCTTTCGTCGGGGCGACTCGCGTACCCGAAGGGGCAACCGAAGCGCCCGGGATCGGGGGTCTCACCGTCCTGACGGCGCTGCTGGGGGCGCTCGCCGGCTTCGCCATCGGCTGGCTCGTCACTGTGTTTCTGACCGCATTGGCGGGCGTGATCACTCGCCAGGAGCGCAGCGGCCTTACCGGCTGGGGGCGCAGCTGGCTGTGGCGGATGCGCGCGCGATTTGCCGATCATCGCGTCTGGATCATGGGTGTGGGGCTGATCTCCTTCATCCTCACCATCGTCATGTTCGCGACGACGCCGATGCAGTTCTTTCCCAACACCAATCTCGATTTCAGCATGGTGCGGATCGAGATGGTGCCGGGGACCACGCTGGAGCAGACGGAAGAGACTTCCGACAAGGTGGTCGCGCTGCTGCGCGAGGAGCAGGAGGTCGAGAACGTCCTCCAGAACGTCAGCGAAGGCAGCGGCTCGCTCTACGTCACCTTGCGCGACGATCGCGTGCGCAAAAGCCAGCAGTTCGAACGCGAAGTGGCGATCAAGTTCCAGGACATCCCCGACGCGCGCGTCAATTTCCAGCAGATGCAGAATGGGCCTCCGGGGGGTTCGGGCCGCGACATCTCGGTCATGCTTTCGGGCAGCGACCCCGCATTGCTCGAACGCACTGCGCAGGCGCTGGTCGAAGAGATGAAGGGCCTCGCGAGCATTCGCGCCCCGCGGATCGAGGCGGCGCTGCAGCGGCCCGAGCTCATCATCACGCCGCGGGCCGACCTTGCCGCTTCGCTGGGAGTTAACACCGCCAGCCTCAGCCAGGCGATCCGGATCGCAACCATCGGCGAGATCGACCAGAATGCGGCCCGGTTCTCGCTGTCGGACCGCCAGGTGCCGATCCGCGTGATGCTGCCCGAACAATCGCGCAGTGCGCTCTCGACGATCCAGAACCTTCCCGTGCCCACGGCCAGCGGGGGATCGGTGCCGCTGTCGCGAGTCGCGGATATCCGCTTTGGCGCGGGTCCGACCGCGATCGAAAGCTATGACCGCTTGCGCCGCGTTTATATTGGCGCCGACCTCGCGCCCAAGGTCGACAAGGCGGTGGCGGACGAGCAGATCGCCAAGCTGCCCCTGATGCAGAACCTGCCCACCGGGGTTGCCAACACGAAGGCGGGATCGGACCGGTTCCTGCAAGAGCTGCTGGTCGATTTCGCGGTGGCACTCGGCACCGGAATCCTGTCCGTTTTTGCAGTCCTCGTGCTGCTCTATCGCCGGCTCATGAGCCCGCTCGTCAATATGGGCTCGCTGCTCCTGGCGCCGCTGGGCGGGCTGATCGCGCTGAAGCTGCTCGGCCAACCGATCTCGCTTCCGGTTTTCATCGGTATTCTGATGTTATTTGGCATTGTTGCCAAGAATTCGATCCTGCTCGTCGATTTCGCGCTCGAGGAGATGGAGCGCGGGAAGAGCCGGTTCGAAGCCATCGTCGAGGCCGGCCGGAAGCGGGCGCAGCCGATCGTGATGACCACCGTGGCGATGACCGCGGGCATGATCCCGACCGCCATGTCGCTGTCGGGCGACGGGGCCTGGCGCGCGCCCATGGGCACGGTGGTGATCGGGGGGCTGATCCTTGCGACGCTCCTCACGCTCGTGATCGTGCCCGCAGGCTTCAGCCTTGCCTCTGGAATTGAACGGCGCTTGGGGCCCAAGCTCAGGCGCACCTTCCTTTCCTACGATCCGCAGCGTGACGGCTCGCGCGACCCTGCGCCCGGCATGGGCGGGGCGGCGCTCCCGGCCGAGTGA
- a CDS encoding DUF445 domain-containing protein, producing MRRTATGLLMLMAGVFLISGQYLAQHPAWGFVHAFAEAAMVGGLADWFAVTALFRHPLGLPIPHTAIIPENKDRIADTMAGFLRDNFLTPAVVARRMREMNLARTVGSYLAEPNVGGASRVRAGAGELLVEVLESLDPERLGTQVRGALAAGIERLPVAPLAGKMLTAMIADGRHRPIIDSLIRWAGLVLEDNETLVREMIHARANALLRFTGLDTRVANSVVDGLYRLLAEVLVDQNHPLRAKVEEGLVKLARDLAEDPDTQEKVERVKRELIANPAVAEWWGGVWERLRRGLIAAIRGEGEPKASFAALTDSLTEMGVALRDDPRLQTQVNRFARRTAAGIATRYGGQIVQLVSETVKRWDARTVTGRIENAVGRDLQFIRINGTLVGGLVGVAIHAGTVLL from the coding sequence ATGCGCCGCACCGCGACCGGCCTGCTGATGCTGATGGCGGGGGTCTTCCTGATTTCGGGTCAATACTTGGCCCAGCACCCGGCCTGGGGCTTCGTCCACGCCTTCGCCGAAGCTGCGATGGTGGGCGGACTCGCCGACTGGTTCGCCGTCACCGCGCTGTTCCGCCACCCGCTCGGCCTTCCCATCCCGCACACCGCGATCATTCCCGAGAACAAGGATCGCATTGCCGATACGATGGCGGGTTTCCTGCGCGACAATTTCCTCACCCCCGCAGTGGTGGCGCGGCGGATGCGCGAGATGAACCTCGCGCGCACGGTCGGCAGCTATCTGGCGGAACCCAATGTCGGCGGCGCCTCGCGAGTTCGGGCGGGGGCGGGCGAGCTGCTGGTCGAGGTGCTGGAATCGCTCGACCCTGAACGCCTCGGCACCCAGGTGCGGGGCGCGCTCGCTGCGGGGATCGAGCGGCTTCCCGTTGCGCCGCTAGCCGGCAAGATGCTGACGGCGATGATCGCGGACGGGCGCCACCGTCCGATCATCGACAGCCTCATCCGTTGGGCGGGGCTGGTGCTCGAGGACAACGAGACGCTGGTGCGCGAGATGATCCACGCGCGCGCCAATGCACTGCTACGCTTTACGGGGCTGGACACGCGCGTCGCGAATTCGGTGGTGGATGGGCTCTACCGCCTGCTCGCCGAGGTTCTGGTCGACCAGAACCATCCCCTCCGCGCCAAGGTAGAAGAGGGGCTGGTCAAGCTCGCGCGCGACTTGGCCGAAGACCCCGACACGCAAGAAAAGGTCGAGCGCGTGAAGCGCGAGCTGATCGCTAATCCGGCCGTGGCAGAGTGGTGGGGCGGTGTCTGGGAACGGCTTCGGCGCGGGCTGATCGCCGCGATCCGGGGGGAGGGCGAGCCCAAAGCAAGCTTCGCCGCGCTGACGGATAGCCTAACCGAAATGGGCGTCGCCTTGCGCGACGACCCGCGGTTGCAGACGCAGGTAAATCGCTTCGCCCGCCGCACCGCTGCAGGCATCGCCACGCGCTACGGCGGGCAGATCGTCCAGCTGGTGTCAGAAACCGTGAAACGCTGGGATGCGCGCACCGTGACCGGCCGAATCGAAAACGCCGTCGGCCGTGACCTCCAGTTCATCCGCATCAACGGCACGCTGGTGGGCGGACTAGTGGGTGTGGCGATCCATGCGGGGACGGTGTTGCTTTAG